Proteins from a genomic interval of Rosa chinensis cultivar Old Blush chromosome 2, RchiOBHm-V2, whole genome shotgun sequence:
- the LOC112188418 gene encoding calcium-binding protein KRP1 — MAGVGNRANVDFEDLLPEMADKLGGEGLIRELCNGFQLLMDKERGVITLESLRMNSAVLGLQDLREDELVSMLKEGDLDGDGALNQMEFCVLMFRLSPELMEESWVWLEQGLQEELNSNTKRP; from the coding sequence ATGGCAGGAGTTGGCAACAGGGCAAATGTTGATTTCGAAGACTTGTTACCCGAGATGGCGGACAAGCTCGGTGGCGAGGGGCTGATAAGGGAGCTCTGCAATGGTTTCCAGCTGCTGATGGACAAGGAGAGAGGGGTCATTACGCTTGAGAGCTTGAGGATGAACTCTGCTGTTCTGGGCCTTCAGGATTTGAGAGAGGACGAGCTAGTGAGTATGTTGAAGGAAGGTGACTTGGATGGAGATGGAGCTCTGAATCAGATGGAGTTTTGCGTTTTGATGTTTAGATTGAGTCCTGAGCTGATGGAGGAGAGTTGGGTTTGGCTCGAGCAGGGCTTGCAGGAGGAGCTAAATAGTAATACTAAGAGACCTTGA
- the LOC112186490 gene encoding putative F-box/FBD/LRR-repeat protein At4g03220: METRSAAAKKKKLFFCKENEHSPDHHNNIDRITELPDAVLHHILFLLPIKTVAQTSVLSKRWRSLWSSFPDLDFTTLNPFPKPCSSSKSHSLNCKESDFITQVLNNRDKHSDIRILRFRARLSFSRLNGLIRLAIRHKVQVLDVEVFTEDYFNFPRCVIASDSLRVFKLKSRRPGFRLPPSSVMTSGFRSLQSLSLSRISLCNQPSLSDMFSESSFLLLKKLSLDTCFGLKHLRVGCRALQDLTLENCFELQGLDVSGSKLERLRIAKCFDGYIEKSWVKIDAPRLGVVLWEHNALSDNICIENLSYLHKASIGLLHEDISVAKLQSVSNLFSALSLAHCLTLESNCIEILSNNNYFAVYLHQFSNLKSLELHTGFKKNNVPGLASIFRSCPMLHTLILNIINDFKTERRQWNKDLWEMSNSEEEKYWESQTLNLKLFLHHLKIVKILGFLECENEVSLAKFLLKHGKALEEMILSTGHCKARHSLQRQKIRSQMMGFSWASSNAKITFH, from the exons ATGGAAACAAGATCTGCCGCTGCCAAGAAGAAAAAGCTTTTCTTCTGCAAAGAAAATGAACACAGCCCCGATCACCACAACAATATTGACCGCATCACCGAACTCCCCGACGCCGTTCTCCACCacatcctcttcctcctccccaTCAAAACCGTCGCGCAAACCAGCGTCTTGTCAAAAAGGTGGCGTTCGCTCTGGTCGTCCTTCCCCGACCTCGACTTCACAACCCTAAACCCATTTCCGAAACCATGTTCCTCATCCAAGTCACATTCTCTGAATTGCAAAGAGTCCGACTTTATCACTCAGGTCCTCAACAACCGAGACAAGCACTCCGATATTCGGATTCTCCGGTTCCGGGCCCGGCTGAGCTTTTCACGTCTCAACGGTCTGATTCGGCTCGCAATCAGACACAAGGTGCAGGTGCTCGACGTGGAGGTTTTCACAGAGGATTACTTCAACTTCCCTAGATGTGTCATCGCCAGCGACTCATTAAGGGTTTTCAAGTTAAAGTCCCGGAGACCCGGTTTCCGGTTGCCACCTTCTTCTGTAATGACAAGCGGTTTCCGATCTCTTCAGTCTTTATCGCTTTCCCGGATCAGTCTATGCAACCAGCCCTCTCTCTCCGATATGTTCTCCGAGTCGTCCTTCCTTCTGCTCAAGAAACTGAGCCTCGACACGTGTTTTGGGTTGAAGCATCTTAGGGTTGGGTGCCGTGCTCTGCAAGACTTAACCCTAGAGAACTGTTTCGAGCTGCAAGGGCTGGATGTTTCGGGTTCGAAGTTGGAGAGGTTGCGGATAGCGAAATGTTTTGATGGGTACATTGAGAAGAGTTGGGTGAAGATTGATGCGCCGAGGCTTGGAGTGGTTTTGTGGGAACACAATGCTCTTAGTGATAATATCTGTATAGAGAATCTGAGTTACTTGCATAAGGCCTCCATTGGTTTGCTCCATGAAGATATTAGTGTTGCAAAGCTTCAAAGTGTGTCCAATCTTTTTTCGGCTCTCTCTCTTGCACATTGCTTGACACTCGAAAGCAATTGTATTGAG ATTCTATCAAACAACAATTATTTTGCAGTTTATTTGCATCAGTTTAGCAATCTGAAATCTTTGGAGTTGCACACGGGTTTCAAGAAGAACAATGTCCCTGGATTAGCATCCATATTCAGGAGTTGTCCTATGCTTCACACTTTGATTCTCAACATTATTAACGATTTCAAAACTGAAAGGAGA CAATGGAACAAGGATTTGTGGGAAATGTCTAACTCAGAGGAAGAGAAATACTGggaatcccaaaccctaaacttGAAGTTGTTCTTGCATCACCTTAAGATAGTGAAGATTCTTGGGTTTTTAGAGTGCGAGAATGAAGTGAGCCTGGCAAAGTTCTTGCTCAAACATGGAAAGGCCTTGGAAGAAATGATTTTGTCCACCGGGCACTGCAAAGCTAGACACTCTCTTCAGAGACAAAAGATTAGGTCACAGATGATGGGATTTTCTTGGGCTTCTTCTAATGCTAAAATTACATTTCACTAA
- the LOC112188910 gene encoding F-box/LRR-repeat protein At3g26922, translating into MAAETSTQVLLLHAKRLRGPNRSLNDLPDEILLHILSFLPTLDAVNTSLISRRWRPLWSLVPSLNFSYHLFPPAPESDLNPTQDQAQFFAHFIDRALILRPDSPIQTFRLSFIFHQGYHVHVDSWIRCAVTRLKARQLHLDFFIDDNYHDGDTWLYDFHLSLLRHGCVEVLRLTRCFVTLPANMSAMNLCSLRSIFIERIDLTDQMVRDLISGCPNLEDLELRSCVGLKNLNICSNRIKKLALGYDYDSESKQSIEIDCPNLCSLSFSDCSSAQFVLKEAPALVEFRVDFACLTDKYFDLWSKIVRLLEKAPHVEKLDVQNWWYKLLISEDPFPKDFKLNNLNHLELRTGHTQYDLVGMAALLKLCPNLQTMVLDYLDTMKEDENLPEEFLNELVEFNMPKLKKVTIIAYTGTEVQLNFVTILKKQGVKIELVCQI; encoded by the exons ATGGCAGCAGAGACGAGCACTCAAGTCCTTCTCCTCCACGCCAAACGCCTCCGCGGCCCTAACCGGAGTCTCAACGACCTCCCCGACGAGATCCTCCTCCACATCCTCTCGTTCCTCCCCACCCTCGACGCCGTCAACACCTCTCTCATCTCCCGCAGATGGCGACCCCTCTGGTCCCTCGTTCCCTCCTTGAACTTCTCCTACCACCTCTTCCCTCCCGCCCCCGAATCCGATCTCAACCCGACCCAGGACCAGGCCCAATTCTTCGCCCACTTCATCGATCGCGCTCTCATTCTCCGCCCCGACTCCCCCATCCAAACCTTCCGCCTCTCCTTCATCTTCCACCAAGGCTACCACGTCCACGTCGACTCTTGGATCCGCTGCGCCGTCACGCGCCTCAAGGCGCGTCAGCTCCACCTCGATTTCTTCATCGACGACAACTACCACGACGGAGACACCTGGCTTTATGATTTTCATCTCTCGTTGCTCAGACATGGATGTGTAGAAGTCTTGAGGCTCACGCGTTGCTTTGTCACATTGCCGGCGAACATGTCCGCCATGAATCTCTGCTCGCTGAGGTCAATTTTTATCGAACGGATTGATCTGACGGATCAGATGGTCCGGGATTTGATTTCGGGGTGTCCGAATCTCGAGGACTTGGAGCTTAGAAGCTGTGTAGggttgaagaatttgaatatatGTAGCAATAGGATTAAGAAGCTAGCGCTTGGGTATGATTATGATAGTGAGTCCAAGCAGAGCATTGAGATTGATTGCCCAAATCTTTGTTCGTTGAGTTTTAGTGACTGTAGTTCTGCTCAGTTTGTGCTTAAGGAAGCGCCGGCCCTGGTTGAGTTTCGTGTTGATTTTGCTTGCTTAACTGATAAGTACTTTGATTTGTGGAGTAAGATTGTGAGGCTACTGGAGAAAGCGCCTCATGTTGAGAAGCTTGATGTGCAAAATTGGTGGTATAAG CTTCTAATATCAGAGGATCCTTTCCCTAAAGATTTTAAGCTCAATAATCTCAACCATTTAGAGCTACGGACTGGCCATACTCAATATGATCTGGTTGGCATGGCTGCACTGCTTAAACTTTGTCCCAATCTCCAGACAATGGTTCTTGATTACCTTGACACGATGAAAGAAGAT GAGAATTTACCGGAAGAGTTCTTAAATGAACTAGTTGAGTTCAACATGCCAAAGCTGAAGAAAGTTACAATCATAGCGTATACTGGAACAGAAGTGCAACTTAATTTTGTGACCATCTTGAAAAAGCAAGGAGTAAAGATTGAACTTGTGTGTCAAATTTGA
- the LOC112190901 gene encoding F-box/LRR-repeat protein At3g26922, with product MEATTSNETVQAPCATNRALTDLPEEILIHILSFLPTLYAVQTSLLARQCRSLWSRVPALDFSYDTFPSAEPDPTPDTDPTRLFADFVDRALVLRPNSPIRSFRLSFLYYHRYRSRVDSWLRCSVARFQARELHLDLYVEKKYQNEVSLDQMYDFPVSLLKNSRVEVLRLTRCDLWLPADMSAMNLFSLRTVFLERIDMTDQMVMDFISGCPNLEDLEFHNSGGMENLKIRSEKLKRLALGYFYDCDSRNTVEIDCPNLWFLKFDCCSFTQFWLKNASSLVEFHIAIVHVEQYYYLWSKVVKLLEQAPHVKHLNVQNWWLKFVTSDNPFPKSFKLQNVRLLELRTWYTQYDLVGMAALLELCPNLETMILDHLHKIEEDESLPDEFLNKPVKFNIPSLKHVKLLTFTGTEDEHNFVTMLKKQGAALQKITLFPFKIDGNSCHQYPPVVLRRKPRECEATGSSSSS from the exons ATGGAAGCAACGACGAGCAATGAAACGGTTCAAGCCCCATGTGCCACCAATCGAGCCCTAACCGACCTCCCTGAAGAAATCCTCATCCACATCCTCTCCTTCCTCCCTACCTTATACGCCGTCCAGACCTCTCTCCTTGCCCGCCAATGCCGTTCCCTCTGGTCCCGCGTTCCCGCCCTGGACTTCTCCTACGACACCTTCCCCTCCGCCGAGCCCGACCCGACCCCCGACACCGACCCGACCCGCCTCTTCGCCGACTTCGTTGACCGCGCTCTTGTTCTCCGCCCCAACTCTCCGATCCGATCCTTCCGCCTCTCTTTCCTCTACTACCACCGCTACCGCTCCCGCGTCGACTCCTGGCTCCGCTGCTCCGTCGCGCGCTTCCAGGCGCGTGAGCTCCACCTCGACCTCTACGTTGAGAAGAAGTATCAGAACGAAGTGAGCCTCGATCAGATGTACGACTTCCCTGTCTCCTTGCTGAAAAACTCGCGCGTGGAAGTCTTGAGGCTCACGCGCTGCGACCTCTGGTTGCCGGCGGACATGTCCGCCATGAACCTCTTCTCGCTGAGGACGGTTTTTCTGGAACGGATTGATATGACGGACCAGATGGTTATGGATTTCATTTCGGGGTGTCCAAATCTGGAGGACCTGGAGTTTCACAACAGTGGTGGGATGGAGAATTTGAAGATACGTAGCGAAAAGCTTAAGAGGCTTGCGCTTGGGTACTTTTACGACTGTGATTCCAGGAACACGGTCGAGATTGATTGCCCAAACCTTTGGTTTTTGAAGTTTGATTGCTGTAGTTTTACCCAGTTTTGGCTTAAGAACGCGTCGTCTTTAGTTGAGTTTCATATTGCTATTGTTCACGTGGAGCAGTACTACTATTTGTGGAGTAAGGTTGTGAAGCTACTGGAGCAAGCGCCTCATGTGAAGCACCTTAATGTGCAGAATTGGTGGCTTAAG TTTGTGACATCAGATAATCCTTTCCCGAAAAGCTTCAAGCTCCAGAATGTAAGGCTGTTAGAGCTACGAACATGGTATACTCAGTATGATCTTGTTGGCATGGCAGCACTGCTTGAGCTTTGTCCCAATCTCGAGACAATGATTCTTGATCACCTTCACAAGATAGAGGAAGAT GAGAGTTTACCAGACGAGTTCTTAAATAAGCCAGTTAAATTCAACATCCCAAGTCTCAAGCATGTTAAGTTGCTAACGTTTACTGGTACAGAAGATGAACATAACTTTGTGACTATGTTGAAAAAGCAAGGAGCTGCATTACAAAAGATTACACTTTTTCCCTTCAAAATTGATGGGAACTCATGTCACCAATATCCTCCGGTAGTTCTACGTAGAAAGCCTCGAGAATGTGAAGCAACaggatcttcttcttcttcataa
- the LOC121051337 gene encoding uncharacterized protein LOC121051337, which produces MDKSWINEDRNTLKYEMGVGTFLIFAEDNAIDPKRIPCPCSRCVNFKMKSIKVIRGHLFDYGFSLSYTNWIWHGEPTLSSCASIPIGAPPNPQVCSETVNMCEAAFNEGDYDKESYEFSRFVEEAERPLFHNSEHTKLEALVQLHNLKARFGMSDTCFSELLATVGSLLPKDNVLPQTLYEAKKTLSNLGLQYEKIHACPNDCILFRKEFSDATICPKCGLSRWKLKKDKSVKVGQPAKVLWYFPIIPRFKRLYKSASVAEMLIWHEDKRTQDGYMRHPADSPAWKLVDYKWPDFASESRNLRLALSADGINPHSSMSSRYSCWPVILVTYNLPPWLCMKRKFMMLSLLISGPKQPGNDIDIYLDPLIDDLRSLWDGVSDVYDAHKKEYFTLRAVLLWTINDFPAYGNLSGCTTKGYKACPICGDKTSAMHLGHSRKMSYGSHRKYLPRHHPYRRQKKAFNNEQEFEVAPAPLSGEQVLKRLEHLNYEFGKGKKKSSAANGAGPSCWKKKSIFFNLEYWKSLHVRHVLDVMHIEKNVCESLIGTLLNMPFKTKDSVAARLDMVQMGVRVDLGPKIGEKRTYLPAAPYTLSRAEKIKICTSLLFMKVPDGHSSNIKNLVSMDDLKLYGLKSHDCHMLMQQLLPVAIRSVLPKHVRISIMRLCFFFNALCTKVVDVSKLDKLQSDLVLTLCELEKIFPPSFFDIMVHLTVHLVREVRLCGPVYYRWMYPFERLCGNRFHPKGCIAESYLGEESVEFCSEFLQQCSSVGVPKGPSKLSGPLSGAKLKSVDEEVRDQAHLHVLFNNAKVDPYRNAHKEIVEQLWGGKKKSKKWLQSEHNRTFADWFQSKVSAELKEKPNNVTQTVRWLAGKPSFTVFTYEAYRYNGVKYSTKHRDNARAVQNSGVSLVAKTMQLSSAKDKNPVESDMTFYGFIEEILELDYHDFKAPLFLCRWAENEKGIKQDEFGFTLVNLNRQGQKKDKFASAGQVKQVFYVEDPLDADWSVVLTTPNRDYHDSFYDDDLGDTTMEHQPFCAEIPYCDEDENEDDSAYIRDNVEGLWVDQFTAPRE; this is translated from the exons ATGGATAAATCTTGGATTAATGAAGATAGGAACACTTTAAAGTATGAAATGGGTGTTGGAACTTTCTTGATTTTTGCCGAAGATAATGCCATTGACCCTAAAAGAATTCCATGCCCTTGCTCAAGATGTGTAAACTTTAAAATGAAGTCGATTAAAGTCATTAGGGGACACCTGTTTGATTATGGCTTTAGTTTGAGCTACACAAATTGGATTTGGCATGGAGAACCTACTTTGTCCTCCTGTGCCAGTATACCTATTGGCGCCCCTCCAAACCCTCAAGTTTGTTCCGAAACTGTTAATATGTGTGAAGCTGCTTTCAATGAAGGTGATTATGATAAGGAGTCGTATGAGTTCAGTAGGTTTGTCGAGGAAGCAGAAAGACCATTATTTCACAATAGTGAACATACTAAGTTAGAAGCATTAGTGCAACTTCACAATTTGAAAGCTAGGTTTGGTATGAGTGATACTTGTTTTTCTGAGTTACTCGCCACTGTTGGGTCTTTGCTTCCGAAGGATAATGTATTGCCTCAAACTCTGTATGAGGcaaagaagactctctccaatTTGGGCCTGCAATATGAGAAAATACATGCATGTCCTAATGACTGCATATTGTTTAGGAAAGAGTTTTCGGATGCAACTATTTGTCCCAAGTGTGGTCTCTCTCGTTGGAAGCTGAAGAAGGATAAATCTGTAAAAGTGGGGCAACCAGCCAAAGTCTTGTGGTACTTTCCTATAATTCCCAGATTTAAGCGCTTGTATAAATCTGCTTCAGTGGCTGAAATGCTTATCTGGCATGAAGACAAGCGAACTCAAGATGGATACATGCGCCATCCAGCCGATTCTCCTGCTTGGaagttggttgattataagtGGCCCGATTTCGCTTCTGAATCAAGAAATCTTAGGTTAGCATTATCAGCTGATGGTATTAATCCACATAGCTCTATGAGTAGTAGATATAGTTGCTGGCCTGTAATATTGGTGACGTATAATCTTCCTCCATGGTTATGCATGAAGAGGAAGTTTATGATGTTATCTTTATTAATTTCTGGTCCAAAACAGCCAGGCAATGACATAGATATCTACTTAGATccattgattgatgatttgcgatCTTTGTGGGATGGGGTTAGTGATGTCTATGATGCACATAAGAAAGAATACTTCACTCTTAGAGCTGTTTTATTGTGGACCATAAATGATTTTCCCGCATATGGAAACTTATCGGGGTGCACCACAAAAGGGTACAAAGCATGTCCAATATGCGGGGACAAAACTTCTGCCATGCATTTGGGCCATAGTAGAAAAATGTCTTATGGCAGCCACCGTAAGTATTTGCCACGCCATCATCCATATAGGAGACAAAAGAAGGCATTTAATAATGAGCAAGAATTTGAAGTTGCACCAGCACCACTATCCGGAGAGCAAGTGTTGAAGAGACTTGAGCATCTAAACTATGAGTTCGGcaagggaaaaaagaagagcTCGGCTGCAAATGGAGCTGGTCCTTCTTGTTGGaagaaaaagtcaattttctttAACTTGGAGTATTGGAAGTCGCTTCATGTTCGCCATGTTCTTGATGTCATGCATATTGAGAAGAATGTTTGCGAAAGTTTGATTGGTACTCTGTTAAACATGCCTTTTAAAACAAAAGATAGTGTTGCTGCTCGCTTAGATATGGTTCAAATGGGTGTAAGAGTTGATTTGGGTCCGAAAATTGGGGAGAAAAGAACATATTTACCTGCTGCCCCATATACTTTGTCGAGGGCGGAGAAGATAAAAATTTGCACTTCCTTATTGTTTATGAAGGTCCCTGATGGTCATTCATCAAATATCAAAAATCTGGTTTCCATGGATGATTTGAAATTGTATGGATTGAAGTCTCATGATTGCCATATGTTGATGCAACAATTGCTTCCCGTGGCCATTCGTTCGGTGCTTCCCAAACATGTCAGAATTTCTATAATGAGGCTGTGCTTCTTCTTTAATGCTTTGTGCACCAAGGTGGTCGATGTGTCCAAGTTGGATAAGCTGCAATCTGATTTGGTGTTGACGTTGTGTGAGCTGGAGAAGATATTTCCTCCGTCCTTTTTCGATATAATGGTACATCTAACTGTGCACCTAGTTAGAGAAGTTCGATTATGTGGCCCTGTTTATTATAGATGGATGTACCCATTTGAACGATTATGTGGCAATCGTTTTCATCCTAAGGGTTGCATAGCTGAGAGCTATCTTGGAGAAGAATCTGTTGAGTTTTGCTCGGAGTTTTTACAACAATGTAGTTCAGTTGGTGTTCCTAAGGGTCCATCTAAGCTCTCTGGCCCACTTTCGGGTGCGAAGCTGAAGTCAGTAGATGAAGAAGTCAGAGACCAGGCACATCTTCATGTGTTGTTCAATAATGCTAAGGTGGATCCATATAGAAA CGCACATAAGGAGATTGTGGAGCAGCTTTggggagggaagaagaagagcaaaAAGTGGCTACAAAGTGAGCACAATCGTACCTTTGCCGATTGGTTTCAATCCAAGGTGTCCGCAGAACTTAAGGAAAAACCTAACAATGTTACTCAAACAGTGAGGTGGCTTGCTGGAAAACCGAGTTTTACAGTTTTTACTTATGAAGCCTATCGATATAATGGAGTTAAATACTCCACAAAGCACCGGGACAACGCTAGAGCTGTCCAAAATAGTGGGGTGTCCTTGGTGGCTAAGACAATGCAGCTATCGAGTGCCAAGGATAAAAATCCGGTGGAGAGTGAtatgactttttatgggtttaTTGAAGAGATTTTGGAGCTCGATTATCATGATTTCAAAGCCCCTTTGTTTTTGTGTCGATGGGcagaaaatgaaaaaggaattaAACAAGATGAGTTTGGTTTTACATTGGTCAACCTTAATCGACAAGGTCagaaaaaagataaatttgctTCTGCTGGTCAAGTGAAGCAAGTTTTCTATGTTGAAGATCCCCTTGATGCCGACTGGTCAGTTGTGTTAACTACCCCAAATAGAGATTATCATGATTCTTTCTATGACGATGATCTAGGGGACACCACCATGGAACATCAACCATTCTGTGCCGAAATTCCATATTGtgatgaagatgaaaatgaGGATGATTCTGCTTACATAAGAGACAATGTTGAGGGGCTTTGGGTTGACCAGTTCACCGCTCCAAGAGAGTAA
- the LOC112190893 gene encoding putative F-box/FBD/LRR-repeat protein At5g44950, with protein MEATTMTNRNPNRSLNDLPDEILLHILSFFPTLDAVQTSLISRKWRPLWSRLRFLKFSYEHFPLNDPPSDNRDFFAEFVDRALILRPHSPIDLFSLSFIYHDRFGFHVDSWVRCAVTLLHARELHLDFFIDREYHQTDETFNHKYDFPFAVLRNGAVRVLKLTRVDLTLPASMAAMGLVSLSSMYLDEVYLTDQMVCDLISGCPNLEELELQNCWGMEKMKICSKKLKKLAFAYIYDSDNRNTIEIDCPNLCSISFDNCSFTQFVLKFAPALVEFSVSIVRIMEQDYGLWSRIVRLLEQAPYVKQLNLQNWWFKLLTSKDPFSKSFMLHNLNHLELRTGYTQCDLIGLAALLELSPNLKNMTLDYVEDGILPEEFSNKPDGFHMPSLRQVTMKSYSGTPDENNFVNILKKHGVVLEKIVIHHIKVGEKSFSPVVLSKIPCKV; from the exons atgGAAGCGACGACGATGACTAATCGGAACCCTAATCGAAGCCTAAACGACCTCCCCGACGAAATCCTTCTCCACATCCTGAGCTTCTTCCCGACCCTCGACGCCGTCCAGACGTCCCTAATCTCCCGCAAATGGCGACCCCTCTGGTCCCGCCTCCGCTTCCTCAAATTTTCCTACGAGCACTTCCCCCTAAACGACCCGCCCTCCGATAACCGCGACTTCTTCGCCGAGTTCGTCGACCGCGCCCTCATTCTCCGGCCCCACTCCCCCATCGACCTCTTCTCCCTCTCCTTCATCTACCACGACCGCTTCGGCTTCCACGTCGACTCCTGGGTCCGCTGCGCCGTCACGCTCCTCCACGCGCGTGAGCTCCACCTCGACTTCTTCATCGACCGGGAGTACCACCAGACCGACGAGACCTTCAACCACAAGTACGATTTCCCTTTCGCCGTCCTCAGAAATGGCGCCGTCCGGGTGTTGAAGCTCACGCGCGTCGACCTCACCTTGCCGGCGAGCATGGCCGCCATGGGGCTCGTCTCTCTGAGCTCAATGTATCTCGACGAGGTCTACTTGACGGACCAGATGGTGTGTGATTTGATATCGGGTTGTCCGAATCTCGAGGAATTGGAGCTCCAGAACTGTTGGggaatggagaagatgaagatatgTAGTAAAAAGCTGAAGAAGCTGGCGTTTGCTTATATATATGATTCGGATAACAGGAACACGATTGAGATTGATTGCCCGAATTTATGTTCGATAAGCTTTGATAACTGTAGTTTTACACAGTTTGTGCTTAAGTTTGCGCCGGCCCTGGTTGAGTTTAGTGTCAGCATTGTGAGGATAATGGAGCAGGACTATGGTTTGTGGAGCAGGATTGTGAGGCTACTTGAGCAAGCGCCTTATGTGAAGCAGCTTAATTTGCAAAATTGGTGGTTTAAG CTTCTTACATCAAAGGATCCTTTCTCCAAAAGTTTTATGCTTCACAACCTCAACCACTTGGAGCTGCGAACAGGGTATACCCAATGTGATCTGATTGGCTTGGCAGCACTGCTTGAGCTTTCTCCCAATCTCAAGAACATGACTTTAGATTATGTGGAAGAT ggcattttacCTGAAGAGTTCTCAAATAAACCAGATGGATTCCACATGCCAAGTCTGAGGCAAGTGACCATGAAATCATATTCTGGAACACCAGATGAGaataattttgtaaatattttgaAAAAGCATGGGGTGGTCCTAGAAAAGATAGTAATCCATCACATCAAAGTTGGTGAGAAATCATTTTCTCCGGTAGTTTTAAGTAAAATCCcttgcaaagtttaa